GGCCAGGCCGAGGAGCTTGGCAATGGGCGGTGATGCGGGAGCGCCCAGAATGGACCTTGACGCCGCGACGATCATCGCCAATGCCCCGGATCCCGTGTTCGTCTCCGACCTCCACGGCAAAATCTTGCAGGTCAACGACGCCGTCTCCCAGCTCCTGGGCTTCCGCCCGGACGAGGTGCTCGAGCAGTCCCTCTCGCGCTTCATCAGCCCTCAGGAGACCCGGGAGTTCACCGCCGCGCTGCGCGAGGTCGTCGAGCGCGGCGTCACCCGCAACGCCCGCCTCAACCCTCGCAGCGCCAGCGGGGAGGTCATCTCCACCACCCTCAACGCCTCCGCCCTCCGCGACTCCGACGGCAAGGTCATCGGCGCCATCGGCATCCTGCGCGACATGCGCGAGCTCGACAAGGCCCGCGCCTACGCCGAGAGCCTCATCAAGAACGCCCCCGACCCCGTCTTCGTCTCCGACCTCGAGGGCAAGATCCTCCAGGCCAACGACGCCGTCTCCCAGCTCCTCGGCTTCCGCCCGGACGAGGTGCTGGAGCAGTCGCTTTCGCGCTTCATCAGCCCCGAGGAGACCCGCGAGTTCACCGCCGCCCTGCGCGAGGTCGTCGAGCGCGGCGTCACCCGGAACGCCCGTCTCAACCCCCGCAGCGCCAGCGGCGAGGTCATCCCCACCACCCTCAACGCCTCCGCCCTCCGCAACCCCGACGGCAAGGTCATCGGCGCCATCGGCATCCTGCGCGACATGCGCGAGCTCGACAAGGCCCGCGCCTACGCCGAGAGCCTCATCAAGAACGCCCCGGACCCCGTGTTCGTCTCCGACCTCGAGGGCAAGATCCTGCAGGCCAACGACGCCGTCTCCCAGCTCCTGGGCTTCCGCGAGGACGAGGTGCTCGAGCAGTCCCTCTCGCGCTTCATCAGCCCCGAGGAGACCCGGGAGTTCACCGCCGCCCTGCGCGAGGTCGTCGAGCGCGGCGTCACCCGCAACGCCCGCCTCAACCCCCGCAGCGCCAGCGGCGAGGTCATCCCCACCACCCTCAACGCCTCCGCCCTCCGCGACCCCGACGCCAAGGTCATCGGCGCCATCGGCATCCTCCGCGACATGCGCGCCTACGAGCAGGTGGTTCGCGACCTCGAGAAGTCCAAGACCGAGCTGCAGGAGAAGATCCTGGACCTCGAGAAGTTCGAGGAGGTGGTTGTCGGCCGCGAGCTCAAGATGATCGCCCTCGAAAAGGAGCTGGAAGGCCTGCGGAAAGAGCTGGAGAGGCTGAAGGTGGAGCGGCAGCAGATCTGATGGGGCGGAGCGGCGATCGCCGGCCGGAAGCAGCGGCGCCGGACGACCGGCTCGAGTCCCAGGCCGGTCTCCACGAACATGTCAAGATGCTGGAGCTGCGCCTGCGCAAACGCGACGAGCAGCGCCGCGCCATGCTTCACATCATGGGCGACCTCAACGAGGTCAACAAGCGCCTCGGCAACCAGCGCAAGGCGACGCTCCACATCCTGGGGGACTACGAGAAGGACCGCAGCCGGCTGGCCCGCCAGACCGAACGGCTCGACAACTCGCGGCGCGCCCTGCTGCACATCCTCCAGGACTCGCACCGGTCCAACCTGCGCCTGGAGGATAGCCGCAAGGCCATGATCCACATCATGGGCGACCTGCAGGACACGACCGCCGAGATCCAGCGTGGCGAGCAGGAGCTGCGCGACAAGCAGGAGCAGCTCGTCCAGGCCGCCAAGCTGGCCACGCTCGGCGAGCTCACGACCGGGGTCGCCCATGAGCTCAACAACCCCCTCAACAACATCGGGCTGTTCGTAGGCAACGCGACCGATCTCATCGAGCTCGGCGTATTGGACGGCGAGCGCATCGTGCGTGAGCTGCGGAACGCGATGCGGCAGGTCGGCAAGGCCACCGAAATCATCTCGCACCTTCGCACGTTCGGACGGGTGGCGTCGGTGAGCCGCCAGCCGGTCTCCATCACTCAGGTGATCGAGCGGGCCCTGTCGCTCATGCAGGAGCAGCTCCGGCTTCGTGACATCGAGGTCGCGCTGGACCTGGGGCCGGCGCCGGCGGTGGTGATCGGGAACGCCATTCAGCTGGAGCAGGTCTTCATCAACCTGCTCACGAACGCGCGCGACGCGATGGCCGACTCGCCGCACAAGCTGGTCCGCGTCTCGGCCCGCGTCGGGGAAGGCCTGGTCGATCTGACCTTCTCCGATACGGGGCCGGGCATCCCGGAGGGCCTCGAGCAGCGCATCTTCGACCCGTTCTTCACCACCAAGGAAGTGGGGCGAGGCACCGGCCTGGGCCTGTCCATCACGTACGGGATCATCAAAGACCACGGCGGCACCATCGCCGTCGCCAACCGACCGGGAGAGGGGGCCACGTTTCTCATCGAGCTCCCCCGAGCCCCCGACGATCGGCCGGCGCCGCCAGCGGTATGAGCGCGGCCCGGGTGCTCATTGTCGACGACGATATCGCCCTGTTGCGGGCGCTTCCCGAAGCCCTGCGGCTGCGAATCGACGCGGTGACGGTGGACACCTGCGACACCGCGTCAGAGGCGCTGAGCCAGATCGCAGCCACCGACTACGACGCCATCATCAGTGACATCAAGATGCCGGGCATGGACGGCCTGGCCCTCCTCGCCGAGATCCGGGCCCTGCGGCCGGACACGCCGACGTTGCTGATCACCGGCCACGGGGAGCACGACCTGGCCGTGCAAGCGTTGCGTGGGGGTGCCTACGACTTCATCCAGAAGCCCATCGACCGGGAGTACTTCGTGGCCTCGCTGAGCCGGGCGGTCCAAATGCGGCAGCTGAGGCGCCGCGTCAAGGAGCTCGATCAGCTCAAGACGCAGTTCTTCGCCGACGTGAGCCACGAGCTCCGGACGCCGCTGGCCTTGATGCTGGGGCCAACCCAGAAGCTGCTGGCGGTGGGCGGGCTGACCGAGGAGCAGCACCACGACCTGGAGGTGATCGACCGCAATGCGCGGACGCTGCTCAAGCGCGTCAACGACCTGCTCGACGTCGCCAAGCTGGATGCCGGACAGGTGGGCGTCAACTACGCCGAGGTCGACCTGGGGCGGCTCCTACGCCTCACCGCCGCCCACTTCGAGGCATTCGCGCAGGAGCGCCGGATCTCCTTCTCGGTCCGGACACCGGGGAGCGTCATCGTCCAGGCCGATCTCGAGAAGCTGCAGCGGGTCTTCTTGAACCTCCTGTCCAACGCCTTCAAGTTCGTCCCCGACCTTGGTCGCGTGAGCCTGG
This portion of the Candidatus Methylomirabilota bacterium genome encodes:
- a CDS encoding PAS domain-containing protein yields the protein MDLDAATIIANAPDPVFVSDLHGKILQVNDAVSQLLGFRPDEVLEQSLSRFISPQETREFTAALREVVERGVTRNARLNPRSASGEVISTTLNASALRDSDGKVIGAIGILRDMRELDKARAYAESLIKNAPDPVFVSDLEGKILQANDAVSQLLGFRPDEVLEQSLSRFISPEETREFTAALREVVERGVTRNARLNPRSASGEVIPTTLNASALRNPDGKVIGAIGILRDMRELDKARAYAESLIKNAPDPVFVSDLEGKILQANDAVSQLLGFREDEVLEQSLSRFISPEETREFTAALREVVERGVTRNARLNPRSASGEVIPTTLNASALRDPDAKVIGAIGILRDMRAYEQVVRDLEKSKTELQEKILDLEKFEEVVVGRELKMIALEKELEGLRKELERLKVERQQI
- a CDS encoding ATP-binding protein translates to MGRSGDRRPEAAAPDDRLESQAGLHEHVKMLELRLRKRDEQRRAMLHIMGDLNEVNKRLGNQRKATLHILGDYEKDRSRLARQTERLDNSRRALLHILQDSHRSNLRLEDSRKAMIHIMGDLQDTTAEIQRGEQELRDKQEQLVQAAKLATLGELTTGVAHELNNPLNNIGLFVGNATDLIELGVLDGERIVRELRNAMRQVGKATEIISHLRTFGRVASVSRQPVSITQVIERALSLMQEQLRLRDIEVALDLGPAPAVVIGNAIQLEQVFINLLTNARDAMADSPHKLVRVSARVGEGLVDLTFSDTGPGIPEGLEQRIFDPFFTTKEVGRGTGLGLSITYGIIKDHGGTIAVANRPGEGATFLIELPRAPDDRPAPPAV